The proteins below come from a single Candidatus Omnitrophota bacterium genomic window:
- a CDS encoding LysM peptidoglycan-binding domain-containing M23 family metallopeptidase yields MLKLKSSLYLIHIICYLLFLAGCAPTPYIKPTPPKGIPGIYHRVERGQTLWQISKIYNVDLDEIVGINHIPDAAAIDAGQLIFIPHRQKTQYLTSKGQAENFIWPARGKVISTFGQTFNNMLNKGLNIQCYHNPDVLASRSGKIVFSDDNFGGFGRTIIIDHGDGFLTVYARNSQILVKNGSYVQRGAVIAKAGYTDNDKNTYLHFEIRKGHIPQNPYFYLP; encoded by the coding sequence ATGCTTAAGTTAAAGTCATCATTATATCTTATACATATCATCTGTTACCTGCTCTTCTTGGCTGGTTGCGCTCCCACCCCTTACATAAAACCAACTCCGCCCAAAGGCATACCCGGAATCTACCATCGCGTAGAAAGGGGCCAGACCCTATGGCAGATCTCAAAAATTTATAACGTGGACTTAGATGAGATTGTGGGAATAAACCATATCCCCGATGCCGCAGCCATAGACGCAGGGCAACTCATATTTATACCCCACCGCCAAAAAACGCAATATTTAACCTCTAAGGGCCAGGCGGAAAATTTCATCTGGCCGGCAAGAGGCAAGGTTATCTCTACTTTCGGCCAGACATTCAATAATATGCTCAATAAGGGTTTGAATATACAATGTTATCACAACCCGGATGTGCTGGCTTCGCGTAGCGGAAAAATTGTTTTCTCCGATGATAATTTCGGGGGCTTCGGCAGGACCATAATTATCGACCACGGCGATGGCTTCTTAACTGTCTACGCCAGGAACTCCCAAATTCTTGTTAAAAATGGCAGCTATGTGCAAAGGGGCGCCGTTATTGCCAAGGCAGGCTACACGGATAACGATAAAAACACATATCTGCACTTTGAGATAAGGAAAGGGCATATCCCCCAGAACCCTTATTTTTACCTCCCATGA
- the thiC gene encoding phosphomethylpyrimidine synthase ThiC, which produces MTQLEYAKNNTLTTLMKGLAQNEGIPQGLLLKYIKEGRAVIPQNKNHKIKKPCAIGYGLRTKINANIGTSTDKSSLKEELKKLAVAVRYGADTIMDLSVGGNIKKIRREILRRSPVPIGTVPVYEIAVNAQKTQGDFLKFNADDVIATLESQAKEGVDFFTIHAGVTKKSLAALKKHKRILDIVSRGGAIIASWMTRYKKENPFFEYFDKILDIAYSYDVTLSLGDGLRPGSILDATDEAQISELEILGKLAQQAKRKNVQVMIEGPGHVPLNEIKKNIALEKRLCHQAPFYVLGPLVTDIAAGYDHISASIGAALAASLGADFLCYVTASEHLRHPSVEDVREGVIASKIAAHAADIAKGVKSAIERDKQMSLARKKRDWKKQITLSIDPDKARCYRNSSKPKLSDVCTMCGRYCSIKLIEKCNAGVVHR; this is translated from the coding sequence ATGACGCAATTAGAATACGCAAAAAACAATACCCTCACTACCCTGATGAAAGGCCTTGCGCAAAACGAGGGCATACCCCAGGGGCTGCTTTTAAAATACATCAAAGAAGGCAGGGCCGTCATCCCTCAAAACAAAAACCATAAAATAAAAAAGCCATGCGCCATAGGTTACGGGCTGCGCACAAAGATAAACGCCAATATCGGCACCTCTACCGATAAATCATCCCTTAAGGAGGAATTAAAAAAGCTGGCTGTAGCGGTAAGATACGGCGCAGATACAATTATGGACCTAAGCGTGGGGGGCAACATCAAAAAAATAAGAAGAGAAATACTGCGCCGTTCTCCCGTGCCAATAGGAACAGTGCCTGTTTACGAAATAGCGGTCAACGCCCAAAAAACGCAAGGCGACTTTTTAAAATTTAACGCCGATGACGTAATCGCAACTTTAGAATCGCAGGCAAAAGAGGGAGTGGATTTTTTTACCATCCATGCCGGCGTAACCAAGAAGAGTTTGGCTGCCCTGAAGAAACATAAGAGGATACTGGATATCGTATCCAGGGGCGGGGCAATAATCGCCAGCTGGATGACCAGATATAAAAAAGAAAACCCCTTTTTTGAGTATTTCGATAAAATTCTGGATATTGCCTACAGCTACGACGTAACCTTAAGTTTAGGAGACGGCCTAAGGCCGGGTTCAATACTGGATGCAACCGATGAGGCGCAAATTTCTGAGCTAGAAATACTGGGAAAACTCGCCCAGCAGGCAAAAAGAAAAAATGTCCAGGTCATGATTGAAGGGCCCGGGCATGTGCCGTTAAATGAGATTAAAAAAAATATTGCTTTAGAGAAAAGACTCTGCCACCAGGCGCCGTTTTATGTCTTAGGGCCTTTGGTCACTGATATCGCCGCCGGTTATGACCATATCAGCGCCTCCATCGGTGCTGCTTTAGCGGCAAGTTTAGGTGCGGATTTTTTATGTTATGTCACTGCCTCCGAACATTTACGGCACCCTTCCGTAGAAGACGTAAGGGAGGGCGTGATAGCTTCTAAAATCGCCGCGCACGCCGCCGATATAGCAAAAGGGGTAAAATCGGCGATAGAACGCGATAAACAAATGTCGCTGGCCAGAAAAAAACGCGACTGGAAAAAACAAATTACCTTATCCATAGACCCCGATAAAGCCAGATGCTATAGAAACTCTTCAAAGCCAAAATTATCTGACGTATGCACCATGTGCGGAAGATATTGTTCTATTAAGTTAATAGAAAAATGCAATGCGGGCGTAGTTCATCGGTAG
- a CDS encoding thiamine-phosphate pyrophosphorylase: MPKPDRKKIVHRIIDANINRATEGLRVCEEVTRFILNDKGLTTSFKKIRHGINTILKCLPKKTELLRYRQSRNDVGKGIYINELKRSNYQEIFFANIQRVKESIRVLEEFSKLMNKKTAVGFKRLRYGIYELERKTAKKIFPGIETRL, encoded by the coding sequence TTGCCCAAGCCCGATAGAAAAAAGATTGTCCATAGGATTATCGACGCTAATATAAACCGCGCGACAGAGGGCCTACGCGTATGCGAAGAAGTCACCAGGTTTATCTTAAACGATAAAGGCCTGACAACAAGTTTCAAGAAAATAAGGCACGGGATTAATACTATATTGAAATGCCTGCCTAAAAAAACAGAATTGCTCCGTTATAGGCAAAGCCGAAATGACGTAGGCAAAGGTATCTATATAAATGAATTAAAACGCAGTAATTACCAGGAAATTTTCTTTGCGAATATTCAGCGCGTGAAGGAATCGATCAGGGTACTGGAAGAATTCTCCAAGCTCATGAATAAAAAAACTGCCGTTGGGTTCAAAAGATTAAGGTACGGTATTTATGAGCTGGAAAGAAAAACTGCTAAAAAAATATTCCCGGGCATAGAAACCCGCCTGTAA